One segment of Agrococcus sp. ProA11 DNA contains the following:
- a CDS encoding SGNH/GDSL hydrolase family protein, whose product MADTVQEIRSFVAVGDSFTEGVGDELPDGSVRGWADFVAAGLATAQGAPVRYANLAIRGRKLAGILHGQLDAAIAMQPDAISINGGGNDIMRPRVSIEHVAERLAEAAHRIADAGIRPILLSGGNPSQVMPIGAVMQRRGDALARAVERRIGDLDAPYVDNWADSELRGARFWSVDRLHLNAAGHAHVARNVLRALGREAPESWRDLAAATTAEGRRDLAYYREFVLPWLGRRFTGRSSGDGRDPKLGSFVEVPPLT is encoded by the coding sequence GTGGCCGACACCGTGCAGGAGATCCGATCGTTCGTCGCCGTGGGCGACAGCTTCACCGAGGGCGTCGGCGACGAGTTGCCGGACGGATCGGTGCGCGGCTGGGCCGACTTCGTCGCCGCTGGTCTCGCCACCGCGCAGGGAGCCCCGGTGCGCTATGCCAACCTGGCCATCCGCGGCCGGAAGCTCGCGGGCATCCTGCACGGGCAGCTCGATGCGGCGATCGCGATGCAGCCGGATGCGATCTCGATCAACGGCGGCGGGAACGACATCATGCGCCCGCGCGTCTCGATCGAGCACGTGGCCGAACGCCTTGCCGAGGCTGCCCATCGCATCGCCGACGCGGGCATCCGGCCCATCCTGCTCTCGGGAGGCAATCCCAGCCAGGTGATGCCGATCGGCGCCGTCATGCAGCGGCGCGGCGACGCGCTCGCCCGCGCGGTCGAGCGGCGCATCGGTGACCTGGATGCCCCCTACGTCGACAACTGGGCCGACTCCGAGCTGCGCGGTGCACGCTTCTGGTCGGTCGACCGGTTGCATCTCAACGCCGCCGGACACGCCCACGTCGCGCGCAATGTGCTGCGGGCGCTGGGACGCGAAGCCCCGGAGAGCTGGCGCGATCTCGCGGCGGCGACCACCGCGGAGGGCCGGCGGGACCTGGCGTACTACCGAGAGTTCGTGCTGCCATGGCTTGGCCGTCGCTTCACCGGCCGCTCCTCCGGCGACGGTCGGGATCCGAAGCTCGGCAGTTTCGTCGAGGTGCCGCCGCTCACCTGA
- a CDS encoding ECF transporter S component — translation MTTTSTTAVASPRARTSRWRVVDIVVAAVLGVATGLLFVLWNGVGYVWFSAMDALTPGFGGLAAGIWLIGGVLGGLIIRKPGAALFVELLAATVSMLLGSQWAIETVYAGIAQGLGAELVFLLFAYRRFGLGVAMLAGVGAAVAAWVLELFTSGNLAMSAEFLMIYLACLAVSGALLAGLVGWLLTRALASTGVLDRFASGRSRRT, via the coding sequence ATGACCACCACATCCACCACCGCCGTCGCTTCGCCACGCGCACGCACGAGCCGCTGGCGCGTCGTCGACATCGTCGTGGCCGCCGTGCTCGGCGTCGCCACGGGCCTGCTGTTCGTGCTCTGGAACGGCGTCGGCTACGTCTGGTTCAGCGCCATGGACGCGCTCACGCCCGGCTTCGGCGGCCTCGCCGCCGGCATCTGGCTGATCGGCGGCGTCTTGGGCGGCCTCATCATCCGCAAGCCGGGAGCGGCCCTGTTCGTCGAGCTGCTCGCGGCGACCGTCTCGATGCTGCTGGGCAGCCAGTGGGCGATCGAGACCGTCTACGCCGGCATCGCGCAGGGGCTCGGGGCAGAGCTCGTGTTCCTGCTCTTCGCCTACCGCCGCTTCGGCCTCGGCGTCGCGATGCTCGCCGGCGTCGGCGCCGCTGTCGCCGCGTGGGTGCTCGAGCTGTTCACCTCCGGCAACCTCGCGATGAGCGCGGAGTTCCTCATGATCTATCTCGCATGCCTGGCCGTGTCGGGCGCGCTGCTTGCCGGACTCGTCGGATGGCTGCTGACGCGGGCGCTGGCCTCCACGGGTGTGCTCGATCGATTCGCCTCTGGTCGGTCGCGCCGCACGTGA